The DNA segment CCCCCTTTTTGCATAGCGTTCTTGGTACCTTCTAAGAACCGACGTGAAATTTATGGTGGCGAAGGCGTCCCAACCCGCGCAGTCTTTTAACCGCAGGTATCTCTAGAAGAAGAGGCACTGAACTACAATGAAATAATTGCTGATGCTATTGAGCAGATATTGCAACATGCAGCTGAATTCGCTTGGATTGAATGCGGTACTAAGGAGAGTATAAATAAATTACTGAAAAATCTCACGATTGATTGATAAACTTTTCCGAAATAATATCTTCCGTAGCTTGACGCAGGGATTCCCTTTCTACGTAGTCTGCCAATTGCCTGATAAGCTCAGGATCTCTTCTAGTAGGCGCAATAATCTTCTTTGGATCAACATACGGGCGGATCTTAGGTTTCAAGAAGGATAATGGAATATTCGGAATCAATCGTTCTTCCTGTTGAAGGACTAGCTCTCGCAGTGGATCTGTAGCGTGCTTCATACTTACGAACTTGCTTCTCCCTAAATTTCGGTCTTTCCGTTTTGCATACTTCAAATCAATGTGTTTAATAGCTTCTTTGGACGAAAATATACTGAGCTATCGCAATTGAGAACCTGAAGACCGTTGAGAAGCCTAATATCTTCCTGAGAACACTCGAAAAATTCCCCTTTTGCTTTATAGGCATCCTCGTCAAAGAGAATGATCATATATTGAGGAGACAAGGGGATAAAAATCTGTAAGCCTTTTGCAAGAAAGCCTAGGCATGGGTGGGTTTTGTTGTAGGCACGGAGAATCTGATTGTGACGGATAACCGGATTGTCGCTGGTCACGAACTGAGCGTCTCTTGAATGAACTAAGATAGGTCTCATTCCATCAAGCGAGATGGCAAAGTGCGACAGATGACCGATTGCAAGGTGAAAGAATCCATCGTACTGAATCCTTAATTGATCCTTGTATTCAGGGTAATTGTTATCGACAATTTGAGATACTAGATTATTGAGTGAATCATCAAGATACCGCTGTTGTCTGGGAGTGCGAAGAAGTGAGAGAATTGCAAAATATCTTATGTACAATTCTATATACGGTTCACGAAGACTTTTAGCACCATCACTAATGACGGTTCGAAATACAGAAGCGAACTCACCCTCAAAATCTTTCAATAGATTTTCAAGCTCAGGACCTTTGCCATAGAGATAAGGGGACTGACATTGATCCTTGAGGCCTATATTATATCGCCATGTTAAGTTATTTACATCTAGCTGATGAATTTGGACTCTTTTTTTTGAAGGGAGGTCAAGCCGGGTAGCGAAGTTCCTCAGATAGAATTTTGGGACATAATGATGTTTCTTATTGTCGGGCATATTTACTGAATATAAAGTGGTTTGGCCATCAGAAACCTCCATTTCGCGTTAAGCCCTGTCCAATCAGTGGCTAGGTTGCATAGCGCAACGCGACTATGCTCACAGCACGCGCCTTTCGTGAT comes from the Deinococcus betulae genome and includes:
- a CDS encoding DUF4238 domain-containing protein, whose translation is MPDNKKHHYVPKFYLRNFATRLDLPSKKRVQIHQLDVNNLTWRYNIGLKDQCQSPYLYGKGPELENLLKDFEGEFASVFRTVISDGAKSLREPYIELYIRYFAILSLLRTPRQQRYLDDSLNNLVSQIVDNNYPEYKDQLRIQYDGFFHLAIGHLSHFAISLDGMRPILVHSRDAQFVTSDNPVIRHNQILRAYNKTHPCLGFLAKGLQIFIPLSPQYMIILFDEDAYKAKGEFFECSQEDIRLLNGLQVLNCDSSVYFRPKKLLNTLI